The genomic window GTTCAACCTGACCGGGTCGAGGATCAGGAAGCTTCCGCTCAGGGCGCGCGGCGCGCGGGGACGCGCGCGCGCGAAGAATCCGTGAAAGGGGGCGGAAATCGCCGCCGTGCCCCTCGGGAACGCCCGTGTCATTCACATGCGCAGAGAGCAGGAGAATCGGACGTCATGGAAGTGTTTTCCCGCAGCAACCCGTATCGGGGACCCGTCAAGGGAGTGGTCCTCGATTGGGCAGGAACCACCGTCGACTATGGCTGCATCGGCCCGCTGTCCGTCTTTGTGGAAGTCTTCAGGCACAATTGGGTCGAAGTGACCATCGAAGAAGCCCGCGCCCCCATGGGACTGTCCAGGGAGGACCACCTGCGGGCCATGTGCCGCGCGGAATCCGTGGCCCGGAAATGGGAGGACGTGCATGGGGCGCCTCCTTCCGAAATGGACATCGGGAATATGGCTCGGATGGTCGAGGCGCATCTGGCCTACACCATCGCGCAGCACGCGGACCTCATCCCCGGGGTGGTCGAGGCCGTGGAAGCCTTACGCGGGCAGGGAATCAGAATCGGTTCCAGCACCGGCTACACATCCGATATGATGGATATGCTGGTGCCGGCCGTGGAGGAAAACGGGTACCGGCCCGATAGTATCGTGTGCGCTTCCGATGTGCCGGCAGGGCGGCCTTTCCCATGGATGTGCTATCAGAACGCCATCAATCTCGAGGTCTATCCCATGGCGGCGATGGTGAAGATCGGCGACACGGTGGCGGACATCCGGGAGGGGCTGAACGCCGGCATGTGGACCATCGGCCTGACCCTGACCGGAAATGAGCTGGGACTCAGCGAGGAGGAAGTGGCCGCCATGGACCCCGAGGAGCTTCGCCGGCGGATGGACAACATCGAGCAGCGATTCCGCAATGCCGGAGCGCACTTCGTCGCGCAAGGGCTCCGGGACTGCCCGGCCGTTATCCGCGACATCAACGAACTGCTCGCGGGGGGCGAGCGACCGTGATCTTTCTTCCGGCGGAGTATGCGCCTTCCGCGGGCGGACGGGCGATCAACCGTTTCATTTCACAGTGGAACTCGGAGATGGAGTTAACTTTATGAAAATACTACAGATACCGGTTGGATTCATGCAGGTTTTCTGTTACCTGGTCTACGATGAGGTGAGCGGGGAAGGAATACTGATCGATCCCGCGGGGGACGAGGACGGCCTGATCCAGCTTCTCAAGGAGAAGGGCGTAAAGCTTCGTTACGTGGTGAACACCCACGGTCACCCGGACCACACTTGTGGTAACGGGAAGATCATCGATGCGACCGGTGCGAAGGTGGTCATGCACACCCTCGACGACCAGTATTTTCAGCGTCCCGAAAGCAAGGGATTCGCTCGCATGATGGGGTTCCAGCCGGCCCCTCCGGCGGATGTACGGGTTGAAGACGGAGATGAGCTCACTTTCGGCAACCTCACCATGAAATTCATCAACACTCCCGGTCACACCCCCGGGTCTTGCTGCGTGCTGATCGACGGGAACCTCTTCACCGGCGACACGCTTTTTGTCGGAGCTGTGGGCCGAACCGATCTGCCGGGCGGTTCCTTCGGGGAGTTGATCCAGTCGCTGAAGACGAAGATCGTCACGCTGCCTCCGGACACCGTTGTCTGGCCCGGTCACGATTACGGGGACCGCCCCTTCTCGACCGTTAAGCACGAGATGAAGACGAACCCTTACATCACCGACTTCATGGACTGAGAAGGCCGGCTCCTCCTTGAATGCAACACCCCGGAAGGCTCGAAGCATATGCATGAAGAACGCCTGGCAATCTTCCAATCCACGTTCAAGTCGCGACTGGGCTGGGTCGTGCTGGCCTCGACCGCCCGCGGGGTCTGCCTGCTGCATCTTTTCGGAGGCGACAAACCGCTTGAAAAGGACGTCGAAAACCTCATTTTGCGGGCATATCCGAACGGATCGGTCAGATCCTCCCCTCTTCCGCCGCTGCTCGCCGCGGCGCGTGATGCCGTGAGCGCCTATCTCGAACAAGGCGTCCCCCTGCCTCCGATTGCCCTCGACCTGCCGGGAGGTACCCCCTTCCAGCAGACAGTCTGGGCGGAGCTTCAATCGATTCCTTTCGGCGAAACCCGGACCTACGGAGAGATTGCCCGAAGAATCGGTCGGCGTCAGGCTTCCAGGGCCGTGGGACAGGCTTGCGGCAGAAACCCCGCGGCAATCATCGTTCCCTGCCATCGGGTGCTCGGGGCCGGAGGCCGCCTTGGCGGATATTCCGGGGGGCTGGAGATCAAGAAGGCCCTGCTGGACATAGAACGTCACGGCCGTCAGGCGTGAACCGCATCGCGTTCCGGGGAACGCGATTCTATTGCCTTGACATTCGGTGCAGCACGAGCATTATGTTGCCGAAAACTTGTTCTGGTGCTTTTTTCCCTGCGAAAACGGAGGATCGGCGTTGAAAGAGAAAAGTCTGAGAAGGAAAGATCAGATCATCCCCCCGAAAGGAAAGCTGGGCGTTCTGATCCCCGGGGTTGGAGGCGCGGTGAGCACGACCTTCATCGCCGGCGTGGAACTGGTACGGAGGGGCCTTGCAGAGCCCATCGGCTCTCTCACCCAGTTGGGAACCATCAGGCTGGGAAAACGGTTTGAACATCGCGCCCCGAAAATCAAGGAATTCGTTCCTCTGACGGATCCCGGCCAACTCGTGTTCGGAGGCTGGGACCTGTACGAAGCCAACGGCTTCGAGGCGGCGATGTACGCGCGCGTGTTGAGCCGCGATCACCTGGAGTCCATCAAGGATTATCTCACCGGCATCGTGCCCATGAAGGCCGTTTTCGACCGGCGGTTCGTGCGCAACCTGGATGGAACTCACATCAAGAAGGGCAACAGTCTGCGCAAACACGTGGAAGCGTTGAAAGAGGACATCGGGCAGTTCAAGGCCGCCAACGGCCTCGAGCGCTGTATCATGATCTGGTGTGGTTCCACCGAGATCCATCTCAAGCAGGAAGCCATCCACCAGTCCATTGACGCCCTTCAGCGCGCCATCGACGCAAACGACTCCCGGATTCCTCCCAGCATGCTGTATGCGGTGGCAGCCCTGGAATGCGGCGTTCCGTTCATCAACGGCGCCCCCAACCTCACCCTCGACATTCCTGCCATGCTGGAGCTGGCCGAACAGGCGAACGTTCCCATCGCCGGCAAAGATTTCAAGACCGGCCAGACACTGATGAAGACCATCCTCGCGCCGGGCTTGAAGTCCCGCATGCTGGGGCTCGAAGGCTGGTATTCCACCAACATCCTCGGGAACCGCGACGGCCTGGTGCTCGACGACAAGGATTCCTTCAAGACCAAGGAGGAGAGCAAGCTCTCCGTGCTCGAATACATCCTGCAGCCGCACCTCTATCCCACCCTGTACAAGAATTATTATCACAAGGTCACCATCAACTACTACCCGCCCCGGGGGGACAACAAGGAAGGCTGGGACTGCATCGACATCTTCGGATGGCTTGGCTACCCCATGCAGATCAAGGTGGATTTCCTTTGCCGGGACAGCATCCTGGCCGCACCGCTCATCCTGGACCTGGTGCTCCTCACCGACCTAGCCCAGAGAGTCGGCATGAACGGCATTCAGGAGTGGCTCTCCTTTTACTTCAAGAGCCCGATGCACAAGGAGAGCCTCTACCCGGAACACGACATTTTCATCCAGTCCATGAAGCTGAAGAACACGCTGCGGTATCTGATGGGCGAGGAACAGATCACCCATTTCGGCCTGGACTATTATTTGAACGGCGAAGAGCGATAGTCGGTCCCGCGCTTTCGTTCCGCCGCAGGGAGACCCCGGTTCAATCCGTGGCGGGGAATTCCGGATCGAGCATTCCGAGTCCCCCGAGTCGCATTTGAGCCCGGGCGGTCCGGTTTTTCCGCCCTGAGCGTCTCCCCTGCCCGCTTCCACGGGAAGGGGCGGCATCGCAGGAGCCTCCCGGCGGCGGCGCCCGGCGCGTCCCTTTGCAATGAAAGTGAGCACTCCCATGAAGAAACACCGGCACGACTTTGTGGAGACCTACGACGGCATCGTCGCCTTTGGGTTCTCGCGGGAAGTGGACGAAAAATCCCTGATCTACTATCTGCAGAAGTTTTCTGAAGACGAATTCGCCGCCAGGCTTGTGCCGCGGCTTTCCGACGAGGAGATCAACCGGATTTTCGAGCTCATCGGTTCCATCATGCGTAAACACATTACGGATGAGGAATACCATAGCCTGTTTCTGAAGGACGAATCGCACGAGCACTGAGGTCCAGGTTACCTGGAAAACGCACTCCAGGGTGAGCCTGTTTTCATGCTTCGCGGGTGAAGCGCAGCATCATGGACAATTCCGTTCAGAGTGGGTGCGTTGAACGGGCGGGCATAAAGCCCGCCCCTTGCTATGTTGGCTGCGACGGCAGGGGCAAGGGCATTGGGTCCCTGGGCTGCGCTGCGATTGGCACGCCATTGCTACGCGGCTCTGATGGCCGAATCAGGGGCCTCAGGACCGTGGGCTGCGCCGTCGCGCATCCCACCCTACGCGACTCAAAGGTTGACAAAGAACACAGTTGCTACGTCCGACCGGCACATCGGTCCGCAAAGGGGGTTTATCCCGCTCGCGTCACCTCCCGCTGGGCGGATGCTGCATAATCTTAACCACAACCTGGTATAAGGCTCGTGCCGGATTCCGCCGGACGGCCGTCCGTGGCCGCGTCTTCGAGCGGCGGTTGCCGGCGACGGCCGTTCCGGCAAGAGCGCACCGGTCTTCACCTTCACGGGAGGAACCACATGAAAATCGCTATCATGGGAACGGGAGGCGTAGGGGGATATTACGGCGGACTGCTGGCACAGGCCGGCGAGGACGTGGCTTTCATCGCTCGAGGCGCGCACCTGCGGGCGATCCGTGAAAACGGGCTGCAGGTCAAGAGCGTGTTCGGCGACTTTCGGATCGCCCCGGCAAAGGCGACCGACAAGCCGGGCGATATCGGGCCGGTCGATCTCGTCATGATTTCAACCAAAACCTATCACACGGACGAAGCGGCACAGGCGATCCAGCCCATGATTGCTCGAGACACGATGGTCATCTCTTTCCAGAACGGGGTGGATTCCGCCGACCGCATCGGGGCGGCGGTGGGCATGGAACACCTGCTGGGAGGCGCGACATGGCTCTCCGCGGCCATTGAAGCCCCCGGAGTCATCGGCCAGTACAGCCAGTTCCGCCGTATTGTGCTGGGTGAGCTGGACGGACGCAGGACCCCGCGCGTCGAAACCCTCCGCGACGTCCTCGCCCGAACCGGCGCAACGGTTGAGCTCGTGGACAACATCGAGCAGATCCTGTGGACCAAGTTCGTTTTCATTTCCGCCGTCAGCGCGCTCGGCGCCATGACCCGGGTGACGTTCGGAGAATATCGCGCCGTGCCGGAGGCGCGGGCCGTGCTGACCGAAGCCCTGTCCGAGGTGGCCGCGGTCGCCCGGGCCAAGGGCGTGAAGCTCGATCCCGACATCGTTCCGAAAACGCTGGCCTTCATCGACGACAGCGCGGCGGGAATAAAGCCTTCCATGCAGCGGGACATCGAAGCCGGGCGCAGGTGCGAGATCGAATCCATGATCGGCATCGTCGTGCGGATGGGAAACGATCTGCACGTGCCGACGCCGGTGATGAAGACCGCCTACGCCGTGCTCAAACCCGGTGAGTTGAAGGCGCTCGCCCAGGCTTGACCGCCACGGGGTCGTGTTCTTTTCACCGGCCCCGCCAACGATCAGGCCGTGTTTTTGAGCCAGCCGCAAATGCCGTCGATCAGCCGTTGATTCTGCTCCGGCCGACGGATCGCCACCCGGAAATGGTGATCCCCGAGTCCCTCGAAGGAACGGCAGTCCCGGATGAGAATCCGGTCCGAAGCCAGCAGGTCCTTCTGCAGAACATGGGCGGGGGGAAGCCGCGCATCCATTTCCACCAGCAGGTAGTTGGCCTTTCCCGGAAACACCTTCAGGCGCCCCGCGGCTTCCAACGCCTCTTTCACGGATCGTCGCCCGCTTTCCACCACCCGGAGTGTCTCCTCTCGATATCCGGAACGGGTGAAGCAGTACGTGCCCGCAATCTGGGCATAGGTGTTGACCGACCAGGGCGGAAGGGTCCCGCGCATCTTCCTCGCCGTGTCCTCCGAGGTCAAGAGGTACCCCAGCCGTATGCCGGGCAGGCCGTAGAATTTGGTCACCGACCGAATGATCACCAGGTTCTCGGACGCCTCGAGAAGGCCCTTGAGCGATTCTTCCTCGCAGAAGTCCACGAAAGCCTCATCCAGGATGCAGATCGGGCCGTCGTCCCGACATTTGTTCCGGATCCAGTCCCGCACGGAGACGTCGAGCAGGGTGCCGGCGGGCGATCCGGGGTGAGTGAAAAGGATCGTTTCGGGCAGAGACTCTTCCCAGACGTGCTCCAATTGCTCCACCGAAGGCTGAAATCCGTTGGCCGACGAGGTGACGAGCTTCTGAAGCTCGACGCCGTTCAGCTCGAATGCTTTCTGATACTCGCTGAACGTCGGCAGCACGACGACCCCGCGGCGGACCCCAAGTACCCTTGGCAGCCAGTAGATCAGTTCCGTGGAACCGTTGCCGACCACGACCCGGCTCGGCGAAACCGAGTGATACCCGGCGATCGCCTCGATCAGCGCGCGGTTCCCGATATCCGGGTAGTGCTGCAGGCGATGATAGTGGGATGTGAATTCGTCGAGCAGCCCGGCAGGAGGACCCAGGGGGTTGATACTGGCGCTGTAGTCCAGGATGGCGTCGGGCGAGCAGCCCAACCGGGCCGATATTTCGTAGACGTTGCCGCCATGAGCGAGAGTCATCAGGAAGTCTCCTCTGGAAGTTCACTTCGGTATCGTTGCGGAACGCCGGTCCGTCGCCGGTCCATGGAACGCCCGCAGTGGCGCGGTCCGGCCGGGTCGCCGGGAATCCACGATGCTCCCCCCGCATGAGGGACACGTCGGGATCACCCGGCGGTCCTCGCGCAGGCCCATCAGCCGACGGCGATCAGGTGCCGGAGGCTCATGGAAACCGAAAGCACAAGGGCAAGAAACGATGTCATGTACATGAGCCGGATCATGGTGTGGTATGCATCGAGCGTCAGGGCGTTGACGTTCTCTCCCAGCAGCGGTTTCTCGACCACCTGCCCGAAGTAGACGTTGGCGCCGCCCAGTTGCACGCCCATCGCCCCCGCCGCCGCCGCTTCCGGAAACCCGGCGTTGGGGCTCTTCATTTTCCGGGCGTCGCGACGCATGATCCTCCATGCACCGCGCCAATCCAGCCCGAGGGACGCCGCGGCGCCGACCAGCAGAACCCCGCTCAACCGCGCCGGGATCCAGTTGGCCACGTCGTCGGCGCGGGCGGCGAACCATCCGAAATACCGGTAACGGTCGTTCATGTATCCCACCATGGAATCCATGGTGCTCACGGCCTTGTAAATCATGCCCCCCAGCGGTCCCCCGACGGCCAGGTAGAACAGCGGGGCCACGATGCCGTCGGAGACGCTCTCGGAGACCGTTTCGACCAGCGCACGCACGATGTCCCTTTCCTCCAGGTGCGCCGTGTCCCGGCTCACCAGCCGACCGAGGCACTCGCGAGCGAGCGGGATGTCGTTGTCCCGGAGCGCCCGCGCCACATGGGAGGATTCCTTGTGGAGGCTGCGCGTGGCCAGCGTCGTGTACGCGAGCCAGACGACTCCGGCGTGTTCGAGGTAAGGCGGCAGGTGGGTGAGCACACTCACGAAAAGCATCGTTGCCGTCCCCACCAGGGTCACCACCAGCGCCCAGAAACAGATCCCCGCCAGCCGCTGCAGCAGGGGGGAAGCCTCGGCGTCGTGGAAGATCGCCTCCGCCCGTTGGATCAAGCGGCCGATCCAGCGAACGGGATGGGGAAGCCATTGGGGATCACCCGCCAGGAGGTCCAGCAGGTATGCGGCGGCCAGTTGCCAGGGCAGGAGCTGCATTCTCTCTCCGCAGTGCAGAATCGGGACCGTCACCGGGGAGAACGCCACGACGGCCGGACAGGTGAGGATCGCCCCGGGTCCGCTCCC from Syntrophobacter fumaroxidans MPOB includes these protein-coding regions:
- the cbiB gene encoding adenosylcobinamide-phosphate synthase CbiB — translated: MQLLPWQLAAAYLLDLLAGDPQWLPHPVRWIGRLIQRAEAIFHDAEASPLLQRLAGICFWALVVTLVGTATMLFVSVLTHLPPYLEHAGVVWLAYTTLATRSLHKESSHVARALRDNDIPLARECLGRLVSRDTAHLEERDIVRALVETVSESVSDGIVAPLFYLAVGGPLGGMIYKAVSTMDSMVGYMNDRYRYFGWFAARADDVANWIPARLSGVLLVGAAASLGLDWRGAWRIMRRDARKMKSPNAGFPEAAAAGAMGVQLGGANVYFGQVVEKPLLGENVNALTLDAYHTMIRLMYMTSFLALVLSVSMSLRHLIAVG
- a CDS encoding methylated-DNA--[protein]-cysteine S-methyltransferase; its protein translation is MHEERLAIFQSTFKSRLGWVVLASTARGVCLLHLFGGDKPLEKDVENLILRAYPNGSVRSSPLPPLLAAARDAVSAYLEQGVPLPPIALDLPGGTPFQQTVWAELQSIPFGETRTYGEIARRIGRRQASRAVGQACGRNPAAIIVPCHRVLGAGGRLGGYSGGLEIKKALLDIERHGRQA
- the cobD gene encoding threonine-phosphate decarboxylase CobD, with translation MTLAHGGNVYEISARLGCSPDAILDYSASINPLGPPAGLLDEFTSHYHRLQHYPDIGNRALIEAIAGYHSVSPSRVVVGNGSTELIYWLPRVLGVRRGVVVLPTFSEYQKAFELNGVELQKLVTSSANGFQPSVEQLEHVWEESLPETILFTHPGSPAGTLLDVSVRDWIRNKCRDDGPICILDEAFVDFCEEESLKGLLEASENLVIIRSVTKFYGLPGIRLGYLLTSEDTARKMRGTLPPWSVNTYAQIAGTYCFTRSGYREETLRVVESGRRSVKEALEAAGRLKVFPGKANYLLVEMDARLPPAHVLQKDLLASDRILIRDCRSFEGLGDHHFRVAIRRPEQNQRLIDGICGWLKNTA
- a CDS encoding MBL fold metallo-hydrolase produces the protein MKILQIPVGFMQVFCYLVYDEVSGEGILIDPAGDEDGLIQLLKEKGVKLRYVVNTHGHPDHTCGNGKIIDATGAKVVMHTLDDQYFQRPESKGFARMMGFQPAPPADVRVEDGDELTFGNLTMKFINTPGHTPGSCCVLIDGNLFTGDTLFVGAVGRTDLPGGSFGELIQSLKTKIVTLPPDTVVWPGHDYGDRPFSTVKHEMKTNPYITDFMD
- the phnX gene encoding phosphonoacetaldehyde hydrolase, producing MEVFSRSNPYRGPVKGVVLDWAGTTVDYGCIGPLSVFVEVFRHNWVEVTIEEARAPMGLSREDHLRAMCRAESVARKWEDVHGAPPSEMDIGNMARMVEAHLAYTIAQHADLIPGVVEAVEALRGQGIRIGSSTGYTSDMMDMLVPAVEENGYRPDSIVCASDVPAGRPFPWMCYQNAINLEVYPMAAMVKIGDTVADIREGLNAGMWTIGLTLTGNELGLSEEEVAAMDPEELRRRMDNIEQRFRNAGAHFVAQGLRDCPAVIRDINELLAGGERP
- a CDS encoding inositol-3-phosphate synthase codes for the protein MKEKSLRRKDQIIPPKGKLGVLIPGVGGAVSTTFIAGVELVRRGLAEPIGSLTQLGTIRLGKRFEHRAPKIKEFVPLTDPGQLVFGGWDLYEANGFEAAMYARVLSRDHLESIKDYLTGIVPMKAVFDRRFVRNLDGTHIKKGNSLRKHVEALKEDIGQFKAANGLERCIMIWCGSTEIHLKQEAIHQSIDALQRAIDANDSRIPPSMLYAVAALECGVPFINGAPNLTLDIPAMLELAEQANVPIAGKDFKTGQTLMKTILAPGLKSRMLGLEGWYSTNILGNRDGLVLDDKDSFKTKEESKLSVLEYILQPHLYPTLYKNYYHKVTINYYPPRGDNKEGWDCIDIFGWLGYPMQIKVDFLCRDSILAAPLILDLVLLTDLAQRVGMNGIQEWLSFYFKSPMHKESLYPEHDIFIQSMKLKNTLRYLMGEEQITHFGLDYYLNGEER
- a CDS encoding ketopantoate reductase family protein, whose amino-acid sequence is MKIAIMGTGGVGGYYGGLLAQAGEDVAFIARGAHLRAIRENGLQVKSVFGDFRIAPAKATDKPGDIGPVDLVMISTKTYHTDEAAQAIQPMIARDTMVISFQNGVDSADRIGAAVGMEHLLGGATWLSAAIEAPGVIGQYSQFRRIVLGELDGRRTPRVETLRDVLARTGATVELVDNIEQILWTKFVFISAVSALGAMTRVTFGEYRAVPEARAVLTEALSEVAAVARAKGVKLDPDIVPKTLAFIDDSAAGIKPSMQRDIEAGRRCEIESMIGIVVRMGNDLHVPTPVMKTAYAVLKPGELKALAQA